Proteins encoded in a region of the Orcinus orca chromosome 8, mOrcOrc1.1, whole genome shotgun sequence genome:
- the LOC101272102 gene encoding histone H2AX, with translation MSGRGKTGGKARAKAKSRSSRAGLQFPVGRVHRLLRKGHYAERVGAGAPVYLAAVLEYLTAEILELAGNAARDNKKTRIIPRHLQLAIRNDEELNKLLGGVTIAQGGVLPNIQAVLLPKKTSAAVGPKAPAGGKKATQASQEY, from the coding sequence ATGTCGGGCCGCGGCAAGACAGGCGGTAAGGCCCGCGCCAAGGCCAAGTCGCGCTCGTCGCGAGCGGGCCTCCAGTTCCCCGTGGGCCGCGTGCACCGGCTGTTGCGGAAGGGACACTACGCCGAGCGGGTTGGCGCTGGCGCGCCGGTCTATCTGGCGGCGGTGCTCGAGTACCTCACAGCCGAGATCCTGGAGCTGGCGGGCAACGCGGCCCGCGACAACAAGAAGACGCGGATCATCCCCCGCCACCTGCAGCTGGCCATCCGCAACGACGAGGAGCTCAACAAGCTGCTGGGCGGCGTGACGATCGCCCAGGGAGGCGTCCTGCCCAACATCCAGGCCGTCCTGCTGCCCAAGAAGACCAGCGCCGCCGTGGGGCCGAAGGCGCCCGCGGGTGGCAAGAAGGCCACCCAGGCCTCGCAAGAGTACTGA
- the DPAGT1 gene encoding UDP-N-acetylglucosamine--dolichyl-phosphate N-acetylglucosaminephosphotransferase isoform X1 translates to MWAFPELPMPLLVNLIGSLLGLVATLTLIPAFRGHFIAARLCGQDLNKSSRQQIPESQGVISGAVFLIILFCFIPFPFLNCFVEEQCKAFPHHEFVALIGALLAICCMIFLGFADDVLNLRWRHKLLLPTAASLPLLMVYFTNFGNTTIVVPKPLRPLLGLHLDLGILYYVYMGLLAVFCTNAINILAGINGLEAGQSLVISASIIVFNLVELEGDCRDDHIFSLYFMIPFFFTTLGLLYHNWYPSRVFVGDTFCYFAGMTFAVVGILGHFSKTMLLFFMPQVFNFVYSLPQLLHIIPCPRHRIPRLNTKTGKLEMSYSKFKTKSLSFLGTFILKVAEGLRLVTVRQSENEDGAFTECNNMTLINLLLKVFGPMHERNLTLFLLLLQVVGSAVTFSIRYQLVRLFYDV, encoded by the exons ATGTGGGCCTTCCCGGAGTTGCCGATGCCGCTGTTGGTGAATTTGATCGGCTCGCTGCTGGGACTTGTAGCCACACTCACACTCATCCCTGCCTTCCGTGGCCACTTCATCGCCGCACGGCTCTGCGGCCAGGACCTCAACAAATCCAGCCGGCAGCAAAT CCCAGAGTCCCAGGGAGTGATCAGCGGTGCTGTTTTCCTTATCATACTCTTCTGCTTCatccctttccctttcctgaaCTGCTTTGTGGAGGAGCAGTGTAAAGCCTTCCCCCACCATGAA TTTGTGGCCCTGATAGGTGCACTCCTTGCCATCTGCTGCATGATTTTCCTGGGCTTCGCGGATGATGTACTGAATCTGCGCTGGCGCCATAAGCTCCTGCTGCCCACAGCTGCCTCACTACCTCTCCTCATGGTCTATTTCACCAACTTTGGCAACACGACCATTGTGGTACCCAAGCCCTTACGCCCACTTCTTGGCCTGCATCTGGACCTGG GGATCCTGTACTATGTCTACATGGGGCTGCTGGCAGTGTTCTGTACTAATGCCATCAATATCCTAGCAGGAATTAATGGCCTAGAGGCTGGCCAGTCGCTAGTCATTTCTGCTTCCATCATCGTCTTCAACCTGGTGGAGCTGGAAG GTGATTGTCGGGATGAtcatatcttttccctctactTCATGATACCCTTTTTTTTCACCACCTTGGGATTGCTCTACCATAACTG GTACCCATCACGGGTGTTTGTGGGAGATACCTTCTGTTACTTTGCTGGCATGACCTTTGCCGTGGTGGGCATCTTGGGACACTTCAGCAAGACCATGCTACTCTTCTTCATGCCCCAGGTGTTCAACTTCGTCTActcactgcctcagctcctgcATATCATCCCCTGCCCTCGCCACCGTATACCCAG ACTCAATACCAAGACAGGCAAACTGGAGATGAGCTATTCCAAGTTCAAGACCAAGAGCCTCTCTTTCTTGGGCACCTTTATTCTAAAG GTAGCAGAAGGCCTCCGGCTAGTGACAGTGCGCCAGAGTGAGAATGAGGATGGTGCCTTCACGGAGTGTAACAACATGACCCTCATCAACTTGCTACTTAAAGTCTTTGGGCCCATGCATGAGAGAAACCTCACCCTGTTCCTGCTGCTGCTACAG GTCGTGGGCAGTGCTGTCACCTTCTCCATTCGGTACCAGCTTGTCCGACTCTTCTACGATGTCTGA
- the DPAGT1 gene encoding UDP-N-acetylglucosamine--dolichyl-phosphate N-acetylglucosaminephosphotransferase isoform X2, which produces MWAFPELPMPLLVNLIGSLLGLVATLTLIPAFRGHFIAARLCGQDLNKSSRQQIPESQGVISGAVFLIILFCFIPFPFLNCFVEEQCKAFPHHEFVALIGALLAICCMIFLGFADDVLNLRWRHKLLLPTAASLPLLMVYFTNFGNTTIVVPKPLRPLLGLHLDLGILYYVYMGLLAVFCTNAINILAGINGLEAGQSLVISASIIVFNLVELEGDCRDDHIFSLYFMIPFFFTTLGLLYHNWYPSRVFVGDTFCYFAGMTFAVVGILGHFSKTMLLFFMPQVFNFVYSLPQLLHIIPCPRHRIPRLNTKTGKLEMSYSKFKTKSLSFLGTFILKVTG; this is translated from the exons ATGTGGGCCTTCCCGGAGTTGCCGATGCCGCTGTTGGTGAATTTGATCGGCTCGCTGCTGGGACTTGTAGCCACACTCACACTCATCCCTGCCTTCCGTGGCCACTTCATCGCCGCACGGCTCTGCGGCCAGGACCTCAACAAATCCAGCCGGCAGCAAAT CCCAGAGTCCCAGGGAGTGATCAGCGGTGCTGTTTTCCTTATCATACTCTTCTGCTTCatccctttccctttcctgaaCTGCTTTGTGGAGGAGCAGTGTAAAGCCTTCCCCCACCATGAA TTTGTGGCCCTGATAGGTGCACTCCTTGCCATCTGCTGCATGATTTTCCTGGGCTTCGCGGATGATGTACTGAATCTGCGCTGGCGCCATAAGCTCCTGCTGCCCACAGCTGCCTCACTACCTCTCCTCATGGTCTATTTCACCAACTTTGGCAACACGACCATTGTGGTACCCAAGCCCTTACGCCCACTTCTTGGCCTGCATCTGGACCTGG GGATCCTGTACTATGTCTACATGGGGCTGCTGGCAGTGTTCTGTACTAATGCCATCAATATCCTAGCAGGAATTAATGGCCTAGAGGCTGGCCAGTCGCTAGTCATTTCTGCTTCCATCATCGTCTTCAACCTGGTGGAGCTGGAAG GTGATTGTCGGGATGAtcatatcttttccctctactTCATGATACCCTTTTTTTTCACCACCTTGGGATTGCTCTACCATAACTG GTACCCATCACGGGTGTTTGTGGGAGATACCTTCTGTTACTTTGCTGGCATGACCTTTGCCGTGGTGGGCATCTTGGGACACTTCAGCAAGACCATGCTACTCTTCTTCATGCCCCAGGTGTTCAACTTCGTCTActcactgcctcagctcctgcATATCATCCCCTGCCCTCGCCACCGTATACCCAG ACTCAATACCAAGACAGGCAAACTGGAGATGAGCTATTCCAAGTTCAAGACCAAGAGCCTCTCTTTCTTGGGCACCTTTATTCTAAAGGTAACAGGGTAA